The genomic interval ACTGCGCCCCGAGGCCGAGGGTGAGCGCGAAAAGTACGATCAGACCGAAACTGGGGACTGACTGCGCCGCCACCAGGATTGCCTGAGCAAGTGGTGCGATGCGTCGGGCCGAAGGACGGGACAGTAAAATTCCCAACGGGACCGCGATGAGGAGGACCACCATGGTCGAGGCTCCGACGAGCAACAGGTGCTGGTAAAGCGCTGTCAGCAGTTGGGGGCCGGTCAGGATGCGTGCTTCTACGCTGTCGAATTCGCGTGTCTTCACCCACAGATAGAGGACGAATATTGCGACCAGAAGAACGATCGGGGTCGTGAAGATCAGCCGCAAGGGCACCCGGCGGCCTGTTGCCGTACCGCTGTCTGGCTCGGCAATAATGTCCCGGGGAAGCTCAGTTGCGGTGGTCATAGGTCAACTCCTCGCTCAGTCGGCGCTGGTTCAAAAGAGCGCCGCCAGATGTACTCGCAACCGCTCGGGTCACGGCCGCGAATTCGAGGCAGCCCGCGAGGCGGCCATCCTCGCCAACAAGAATTGCCGCCGGAGCGCCGCTGCGCATCATCTGCCCGAGGGCGTCTGCGAGCCGGGTGCTGGGTCCCAGCCGAAGCGGATCGACCGGCCGGAAGCGCCTGCTCGCACCGTCGACAAGGAGCCAGCCCACCGGACGGCCGGCTTCAAGGACGACTGTGGCGGCCCCATGCGTTTGTGCCTGTTCGGCCTCGCCCGGCTGCACCGTGGTCGTGGGCAAAACAGTGAGTGCCTCAGCTTTGACCTCGAGCAATGACAAGGCTCGAAGTTCGGCGTTCTCGCCGAGGAAGTCGCGCACGAAGTCGTTGGCGGGGTTGGCGAGGATCTGTGCCGGAGTGTCGAACTGCGCCACCGCCGAGCGGTCGCGCACAATCGCAATGCGGTCCCCCATTTTGACGGCCTCGCTGAGATCGTGGGTGACGAAGACAATCGTCTTGCAGATT from Pseudarthrobacter sp. SSS035 carries:
- a CDS encoding ABC transporter permease, which translates into the protein MTTATELPRDIIAEPDSGTATGRRVPLRLIFTTPIVLLVAIFVLYLWVKTREFDSVEARILTGPQLLTALYQHLLLVGASTMVVLLIAVPLGILLSRPSARRIAPLAQAILVAAQSVPSFGLIVLFALTLGLGAQYAIYALIISALLPVLSNTIAGLEQIDAELKEAASGIGLTRGQVLRQVELPLAVPVVLAGLRTAIVWNVGTATVAAFAGAGGLGSIILVGLIQNRDIVTIVGAALTAFLAIFLDHIARLAQDFLTPKGL
- a CDS encoding ATP-binding cassette domain-containing protein, with the protein product MTDPFIHLENLTKTFPGCSEPAVDNLDLRVRKGEIVMLVGPSGCGKTTTMKMINRLVEPTSGRIIIDGQDVTDVDPNELRRSIGYVIQQGGLFPHRRVGDNVAAVLKLLKWPSSKIPARVDEMLDLVGLDPSQYRDRYPKQLSGGQRQRVGVARALAADPPIMLLDEPFGAVDPIARERLQDEFLRLQKEICKTIVFVTHDLSEAVKMGDRIAIVRDRSAVAQFDTPAQILANPANDFVRDFLGENAELRALSLLEVKAEALTVLPTTTVQPGEAEQAQTHGAATVVLEAGRPVGWLLVDGASRRFRPVDPLRLGPSTRLADALGQMMRSGAPAAILVGEDGRLAGCLEFAAVTRAVASTSGGALLNQRRLSEELTYDHRN